The sequence tttgataattcacattttatacgaaaaaataattaaattaaataacggatttttctaaaaataattctaaaacCAAACTACAGGCAGACAGAaattcagatttagattcagAAAACATTATTATCGCAATTATTAGGAACAAGtgagcaacaaaaacaagaaagaaaaaaaagatgaaaagaacAAGACAATAGTTTAcgtaataaatataatatttgaacAAAGTGTGTTAATGTCCTTCAGCTGTTACTGAAACTAAGACAAGCTCAGTGTGGAATGACTGTTTTACTAAAGGACGAAAAGATTTGATTTGTCAgagtcaatttttaaaaagctgtttcTAATAACTTTTCTGTAGaccaggggcgtcaaactcattcgaattcaagggccaaatacaaaaCAGTTCGACTACAAGTGGGCCTCaggttttaggcaggaaaacaaactattttaacattattgtgcccaagtttgcacttccagttataaattagacataaagtatggaaggcatcaacaatatctatgCAATAAGTggcagatacttaaatgtcctttgatttatttttgaccaatttgtatttaagGGGATTTTGTGTAGTAATCGAAGAAAAATTAGaggattttgggaaaaaatgcagtttttttcagCAACAATTTACAAGTGCATTAGTTGCTAATTTACAcaatagtttattttttctctgttattgtcattttctcctgcgggccgaatcagATGCTCTGAAAGATAGGATTTGGttcccgggccttgagtttgacacgtgctgagaccaggggttctcaactaatctcaccttgggacccacattttgccacggtcattaaatcttgacccacttttttttttttttagaatttaaccaaccacatgttttttttaaaaaaatataacctATGTATttccctgtgcaacatgcatttcacagcatgcctgtcaaaagaaaagtttctttcaaaataaaagacaagtccagcATGAgagataaagtttttttttttttctttttttgacttgCTGTTTGCGACCCAcacagtacaggtccgtgacccacttttgggtctcgacccaccagttgatAATTGCTGCTGTAGACAATAGGACAGACTGAGGCTGGAGACAATACGAGAATGTttattatcaattttttttaaaattaggaATAAACTAAGAATGGCTTGAAATAAAGTTAATAAATgaagcaaaataataaaaagtaattaagcATGTAAAGCATGGAACAGAAAACAaagtaaactaaactaaataaaacaaacaaataaacaaaaatgtgatttatttttcatgtaaaaaacatgCGTGATAAATGATGTGTGCGTTAGTTAAAGAACCAGTCGTCAGCCTGTTGCTCCAGTTGCACAGATGAAGTAAAACTCCTCGTAGTCCAACTTTTCAAACCAGTGGTGCTCCTCTCTGGTTTCCATGGCACCACTGATGTTACACTCCTCTTCAGGCTCTTCGTCCCATTGATCAAAGTCCACAGTGTGATCATCCACCCAGAACCAGAAGTTCAGGGTGCAGGTGTAGTGGAGTCCCAGCCAAACCAGTGTGCTGTTGGTCTTCCTGGCCTCCAGTTCAGCCCAGGCCTGGTCCTGCTGGTCCAGGATGGAGGCCAGATCTGTGTGCTCCTCTCTGCAGTGGAACAAGGCTTCCtcccacttcttcttcttctcaaccagaacaaacggagaagctgtgtgtgaaacAAACACCAGTGCAATAATACCTGcttatttgaatatttaaatATCAAACAGGAAAACGAACCCCAAGGAAGTCGTAATATGCAAAAGTTATGTGACAcaccttttgtgtgtttccagGATCCATTTCTtcaagataaaaacacaaatttgatttttcaaaaagaTGACAGTATCTATTGTTTTTAAGGGGATAGCAGCTAAAAGGCCCAGGCTCAGGTTTTGGCAtgactagtagtactagttaaGCTTTAAGCTTTCACTAGTAACATTTAAGTCTACTACTAGTAGTACTGGTGAACATTTTCCAATCTTGGTCTTTTTACTTCAAAGCTGTGAGTTTTTACACGTATCATATTTTAAATCTACTGGTAATACTAATATACAATTATCTACAGTAGTAGGTGATTTTACTagtaaaacaacattttactAATTTTACTAATACTACTAGTACACTTAAAATCTACCTAGTGGTACTATTAGACTGTTTTTAGTCAACTAGTAGTACTTGTAAAGCCAAAACATTGactagtagggctgggcaatgtgGACCAAAACGTGAATgtcgttatttttttttctcaaaatggcgatatatgatataaatctcaatatatttgttactgaataaagtctgaccacaagacaattctgggttaaatttgctgatgcaaaatgccacacagacacatttactaacaaacagctgcacaatgtgtgctacgtttggctttttttttttccttataagggacagcacgtgtgagtgagttctgtagtgtggcttgtttaggggaagttcTGGGTGAggatgcactcagtaatccatctaactgtgcttttcatgctgttttgagAAGAATCAAAAGCAACAattcctaaaacaagtattttaatgcaaaataaactataaaataaaaaaatatatatcgttataggcgatattgtaattttctatattgccagaATAGAAAACTCCATACTGTATATCTTgcatcttgatatattgcccaggcctaagaACTATGAAATGAGGAAGGATGGATTATGAGTACATGTAGTCTGAGCACTACTAGAGCTTATGATAGATATCAGATTTATGCTCAAATGGTTTTCTATGTAGATGAAGAAGCACCAAATCAtgtcaataacaataataataatttaccacATTTGTAGATTTACCTCGTGGGTTCAGGTTGGacagttttatttctttaataaatCAAATCTATTTAAATCATCTATGTCAAGCACTGTTGGCAGTggttatccgtacggttgccgtatctaTATACCGACGTTCtctctgtacgcagcgcccctatttggccagtttaggtcacatgactaaacCTAAGACTAAATCTAGCCCAACCCctaaaccctaaaaattgttgcaatcttgggttataacctaaacctaaccctaaacttaaacctaactctaaacctaaacctaacctaagACGcaatgtacttgtacttcggtaaccgtaccaatagcactggagGTTGTCCATGTGGCAACCTTATAAATAGACACTTCCAACATTGTTTAGTGGGTTTTTTCATCATTAATCTGTTACCTTTCACGGTGCCTGTAATGTTGACTTCACACAGGATCAGAAACCTGGTCCCTGGTACAGTGATGGTGATGTAACGCCCTGACACTCCTGAGTCAAAGCTGTGCAGGCTCATATAGTTTTCATTGCTGATGTTTTTAACACTGAAAAcaagagttagagttagagtgGTGACAGGCTGAGGATCATCCTCTACTTCCAGTAAAGATGAGCACGTTACAGTGGGTTGGCTGTGCCGTTGTTCTTCCTAGAGTTCCCCACGTGGATCCTCCCATCAGTCATATCAACATGGGGATGGCCAGAATAGGAAAAGGTAATGGAGGAGATGTCGTAGACACCCAGTAGGTCGATTCTCCACCAGGAGTTTAGGAGTTTCATAGTGTGAGCACAGGTGGACCGGTCTCCATCCATAGCTCGATGTGAGGAGTACAAGGTCCCAGTGGAGTAGTAATTTGACGACTGACGTGTTTCCCCTCGCAGACTCTCACCACTGATCAGAGCTTGTGATGAAGAGGAATCAATCATAtgaagaacaatgtctgcatcAGAATCACATACTCACACATCAAAGAGGTGAAGAGCACAGTccacaccatcatcatcatcctcctcacGAGAGAAGCTCCAAATATCATCTGGTTACACATCATTTTTGTTTCTGCTCCTCATTCTGCACAAATTTGCATCAGTAAACATTCACCTGTGAACAGCACATCTATTCATGttacgcacgcacgcgcacacagcTGCTTTGTTTCCTTTCACCAAGTGtcgtcagggttggggtcaattacatttttcagttacaattacgttttcaattacccatgttcaattacaattcaattatgattacagtaaccagcattttttttcaattacaaaatttttctattctcagaaagtcaattactatTACGTTCCCAATTACAAAAGGTCCATtacaatcaatcacaattagtgaacctgaaataaataacctcataaaagtcatctttcctcttgtgttagctctctgttagcgtctcttatgataactggtcctaaatcagctgtaaaatacactaaaaacaaatatctgtgtctaattttttcaatgaaaaatatgttttaatatatTGGTGcagacatctgagccttttttgtgttagTATACCCCTGgatttaaatgtttataaaaatgtgaaaaagcttgatatgaaacatattttaataattaactacatgtgtaaaactgtacatagaactgtaacatggttccccagttatGCGTTATATTAGAATTAaattcatggcaattacaattactaaatacattatctaaactcaattactacatcaacacatttttaatattaataacatattttaatatcataattgtaatgcattaacaattacgcaattacaattatgatgaatTATTGAATGTTGAATAAAATCCACTATGACTTAAATAGCTCTGCTTTGgcctagggctgcacaattaacccaattttaatcgtgataatctgatcgtctgcaatatttagatttaaaatacgggctctgcaccataatagtgtatttattcagttagcctttgaaacattttaaataaaataaatataattcaattttaaagcttaattttgcactgttaTCTGTACACCTAGTGCATTAAAAACAGCCTTTtccctaatatgataaataattgattataattgttattgcaatattgatcaaaataatcgtgcAGCCTACATACTTCCCTCTCAGTGTTAAGCCACTTTaatcagaaacagaaaaataatcatttattttgtttgtgtgtgagagtcAGTGAGAGTGACAACGTGATAAAATGGTTTCAACACATACCCATTTATTAAGGCAGAGCACACAGGTGTTCTCACATGATCTGTGTCTATGAAACCAAGCAGAAACCTCACAGGAGAGCAAAGGGTCAGACACGAGtctgaaaaatgtaacatgGGAACCGAAGCAgcgacggacggacggacggacaaCGGATCAGAGAAGACTGTAAACCAGTTTGGACGCACTGTAGTATCTTACAATTCTGAGCACGCGTGGTTTCTTGAACTGAATCGCAGAGTGGAAACGTCTGAATCTCTGAATGCACTAACAAACATTCAAGCCAAGAATAACTACCAAGAACAAGTGAGAACCCTACAGCAAAAGGATAGCGATGGGACGGATGACGAGGAACTACTACATTAACTACTCAGGTCACGTTAGCGCCTATAGCTCTACTGCACAAGGTTAACTGGGATACATGACGAGTGCTGCATATACAGTCACACCTCAGAGAACACTGAAACATTCAGACTTTAAAGCATCTTAAAGGATGTAAAAATACATGCAACACAAACTAAGAACATCAGGAGAAAAGCTGATGGTGAAGTTATTGTGTTTAAAGATTAAGAACAAACGTTAAAGTAgagcaggtctggtcctggagagtccctgtcctgcatgtttcacATCTGATCGTACAGGCTCACTTGTTtttagattcaggtgtgttgaagCAGCGAGGCgactaaaacatgcaggacagtaCGGaggaggattagggccaattttgatggagaaaataattttggtttGTGGCTACTGAGTGGCCAGTTTAtgatggagactgttgttgtatatggtgaattggccctagtcagtttccgtagatttgactttattaacgAACCTTGGAcgtttatcacaatattgtattttgaggttattttttcactttaatctcgacatttcaactttattcttgattttcccaaaaatgtctccatcaaaattggccctaatcctcttccgtaagGTTAGGGGctttaaattaatgaataaattacCTACAGATGGAAACAGTCATTGATATTGACAGATTTTAAagttattaataaaaatgtttctgatGTTGCTGATCGCCCTTTGatgcttcctttgaagtttGCTTGACTTCCATGTGATAGTgccagcgagattcattttctcttctttttgaatagtttgttaggttgaggtttcatttattcaaacaaggtttttcaggaaatctttatctcctgacatgtttcgactgccagtcGTCATCTGAGGAGTTCTTGataaacttcaaaggaaccatcaaaggcgatcagcagagctcctctgacgaagactggcagttgacagtcgaaacatgtcaggagataaaaatctcctgaaaaaccttgtctgaatgaacaaaacctcaacttaacatactgtatgATCAAAGTGGCTGCTGTCAGCGGATGATTTATTCAAGGGAAGAAGAAATTGGACTGGTTGATAAAACAAATAccatatttttcggactataaggcgcacttaaaatcctttacttttttcagaaatcgaaagtgcgccttataatcaggtgcgccttatgtatgacattaatatgtcaaaatgctttagtacaactttggtaaactatgaagctgcactgcttgatggataTTTGTAGctttagggctaccgtagtcaggcgcctcgtggagtgatatgtacctgtactgtgGGTGAAGCATAAGCAAGACCGTCTCCATAGAAACCCCTTTAGTTTGactatatacacaaaaatataaagtgcatagaaataaaaatgtgacaaagagcAACACATTTAATGCTGAAGGATTTTCAGCTGTATATAAACCAAACCGCTGCACTTGACCAAAATATGGAAAACCTGCCTATTCTACTGAGGTGTGACTTTATGTTTTCCATTCAAAGTATTAAAAATAGCCAGTTAGGCAAACACTGACTACACTCTAAAACTGACTCTACATTCAAAACACTcgtccactgtaaacactgtatGAGTGTGTGTTACTAACTGACGACAGGGCAGCGCCTGTAGATAAGAACGTATAAAAGCGGCAGCAGAGGAGCTCACAGGAAAACACTGTGAGGTGAGACATGTGGTCAGAGTGAAGCCCAACCTGtggagacgcacacacacatacacacgcatatacacacacacacagctcagagaTCACAGAGGGGCTGTCGGGGTGCAGCAGCACTTTGGGTGATCACATAGTTCCATGAAAGTGACGCTTTGCAGTAGGTGAGCCTTAAACAAACAGTGTGGCATTGGTGAAGgatgcctttaaaaaaacaaacaaacaaacaggtcCAACTGGTTACAGTCAACTTGGTCATGGTTAGATCTCTAGCTGGTTAGCACAGGTTAGGCTTTAACTCTGCCAAGTAGCCTACACCCACCTCCTAATACTGTATGTACAAAAATGAGGTGATTCTAAAACCCAGAAACATCCGGAAACA is a genomic window of Gouania willdenowi chromosome 16, fGouWil2.1, whole genome shotgun sequence containing:
- the LOC114477911 gene encoding fucolectin-5-like → MMCNQMIFGASLVRRMMMMVWTVLFTSLMSLISGESLRGETRQSSNYYSTGTLYSSHRAMDGDRSTCAHTMKLLNSWWRIDLLGVYDISSITFSYSGHPHVDMTDGRIHVGNSRKNNGTANPLVKNISNENYMSLHSFDSGVSGRYITITVPGTRFLILCEVNITGTVKASPFVLVEKKKKWEEALFHCREEHTDLASILDQQDQAWAELEARKTNSTLVWLGLHYTCTLNFWFWVDDHTVDFDQWDEEPEEECNISGAMETREEHHWFEKLDYEEFYFICATGATG